GGCACCTCGTTTCCACATACCGCACATATTAACCTCTCCATAACAATCGCCCTCCTTCGGAGTGACGGCCATACTAGCCTGTATCTATCCGGCTCATTTAAAAATTCAAGTCTGCACACCTGACTACAGAAGTGGTATTCTTCACCCTCATATACTTCCTTTACAATATCTCCTATTTTATCTCCGCACATGGTGCATCTTGATCTTGCCATGATAATCACCCCCTAAACCTTGCCTACGCCGAATCTGGTCAGCATAAGCTCGTTGATTCACAGACCATCTATCCACTTATCAATCTCTCTCTCCGTCACATATCTACTACGGCGGTACTTCTCCTGCAATTTCTCCACTAGTCGGTCTCGTTTACCGTCGATCAGGTCAAGATCCTCGTCTGTCAGCTTACCCCATTTTTCTTTGGCTTTGCCCCGGAGTTGTATCCAACGGCTCTTGATTTGATCCCAGTTCATATCTTTTTCACCATGTACCTTTAAAATCACTGCATAATTTTTTAGTATCAGAATCCTAATCAAGATTCAATCGGATAATCTTCGTATTTTAGATACGGCAAATACTTATTCCTTAGGGGCTGAGATATAGAGCGAGAACGATCTAGTTTCTTGTGGTGTAAGAGAGTAGTATTATTCATTCTTTGAAACTACTAAGAGATTCTCTTAGTTCGGAATTCCGGAGCTTCTCCAGTGCCCTATTCTCAATCTGTCTTATCCGCTCACGGGTGAGGTCAAATCTTTTGCCAACATCATCCAGGGTGTAGATAGTGTCATAACCAATGCCAAATCTCATCCTTATTACCTCTTGCTCCCGGGGACTCAGTAATGAAAGAGCTTTTGTGGTTTTTTCAATCAGCTCCTCCCTCTTGGTAATAGAATCGGGAGCGGGCGATCGCCAATCCGGCAAAGAATCCAGAAGAGATTTTTCATCCTCCCCGTATATCGGCAAATCAACAGCACAGTGAACATTTCTCATCGGGTCTAAAATCTGTCTTACCACTTTGACGGAAACTCCCACTTCTTTGGCTATTTCCTCGGGCGTAGGTTTCTCCTCCATTTGATCATGAAGCAGGCGGCTTATTTTGTGGACCTTGTTGGACTGTTCCAGTATGTATACCGGTACTCGTATTGTCCTGGTCTTTTCCATAAGCGCCCGGGACATTGACTGTTGTATCCACCACACCGCGTATGTCGAGAACTTAAACCCCTTCGTATAATCGAATCTCTCTACTGCTTTAATCAGACCTAAACTGCCTTCCTGAATAAGGTCTAAAATAGGAAGGCCTTTACCGGCATATCTGCCCGCTATGCTAATAACCAGCCTCAAATTAGCTTTTATGAATCGCTCCTTCAAAGACTTCACCCGGGACAAGTATGCTGTCTCCAGAAAACCCAGTCTCTCCATTCGTCTCAATAGTTTTTTCCCGTTGGTCTTTCGATGCCCATTTCCCTTTCTGTTTCTCTCCGCCTTGCCGGCAATCTTATCGATGAGTGATTTTATTTCCCTGGCTCTTAACTCACATTGTTTCATCTTTGCAGATACTTCTATTTCTTCTATTGGTGTGAATAAAGGTTCTTTGGCCATTTCTCTGTAGAAGATATTGAGAAGCCGATAATGCTCATCTACCCATTTCAACCCTGTTTCATCATCGTTGCTTTCTTCCTCTTCAGACTCAAATGCAGTCTCCGGTAAAACGTCAAGGATCGATGCATTATCATCGTCAAAAAGCTCTACATTTTCCTCGTCTAACTTGGGAAATTCGCCAACTTCATTATTCACCTCTGACCCTGACTGCCAAAAAGCCGCATCTACAGTGCTTACATCTTTCTCATAAAGCCCTATCTCGATTGACTGGTCGTTAATTGTTAAATCTTTCATCTTTTAGCCTCCATTTATCTTCCTATCTTGAATATCAAAACCGCAATCGCCAATCAATCAGATAATCGCGGTATTCTGCTTACGGCAACTACTTACACTCCGGCTCGATCTGGGTGGAAGAAACCAAATCTTGGAATCAGGTTGGGCTTTCATTCATTTCTCAGACGCTCTTCCGGCTCTGGCAGTCTCACGATCGACCCTTCCTACGAACCCATTTGTTACCTTCTTTCTTGTATTTCTTTTTCACAGCAGCCCAGGCTACCCGATGAGCAGTCTCTTCACGAGAAGAATCGTCGCGGCGCTTCTCCGGTTTAGCATACTGCTCAAAAGCATTGTTGTATGCTTCGAAGTAGATTTTCTGAGCATGCTTTGGTAAATTCTTTTTCACCGAATCCGGCAGGTCCGAGATTTTATCGTAGGGCATCTTATTTCCTCCAGCGTCAAACTCGGATTTTAGTGGGTCAATACCCAGTGCTTGTTGCTGGGCACCCGGGTTTTACTCGTACTGAGATCCCGGGCCAGGAAAACGTACAGATGTCGTATTGGTTACTCCAGTTCAGACATAACCCAGTAGTATCAGTATGAGTAAAATTATAAGAAGTGTGCCGATTATGCCGCCTGGATAATAACCCCAACTTCTGCTGTAGGGCCAGGCGGGCAGTGCACCAATTAGCAGCAAAATCAATATAATTAGAAGAATCAGTTCCATTGCTTTTTCTCCTTAATTACTGAGATAAACAACTTTCAACAGGGAAGAGGATTTTAAGCTTCCTCTGGAACACCGACATATTTCCGAGAACTAGAGGCTCTCTTCGACCTGAGCATGGAGACACCCTCCAGCGAGAGTATCTCCTATTCTCATACACGCGTGTTTAGCACGTACGTGACCATTCATCAGTTTCTCTTTCGGCTCGCTCTCTGCTGAAGCCATACTTTTCTTGGAGTTTCCCTACAAGCTGGTCGCGTTTGCCTTCAATAACATCAAGGTCATCGTCAGTTAGTCTTCCCCATTTTTCTTTAACCTTACCCTTTAGCTGTTCCCAATTACCTTCGATCTTGTGCCAAGTCATTCTTATCACCTCCATTTTTAGTATTTATTCTTTAAGAATTATTAACTTCAGTTCCGGTTCTATACTACATCTCTTTGATGGCAAAGACTCTGGACCTTCCGAACGCTGCGGTGTCTCAACATCACTATCGCATCTATATTCAGACTCGGGCCCCTCGACCAAATATGAGAGAAACTATAAAAATTACCAGGAAAACTACGAAGAGAATTTTAGCAATTCCCGCCGCCGTGCCGGCGATTCCGGTAAATCCCAGGACTCCGGCAATAATCGCTATTATCAAAAAAGTCAAAGCCCATCCCAGCATCGGTCTCACCTCCTTTTTATGACTCGCCTGAGCGGAAAGCACTCACATCCGACATCATTGGCCGTCTTTAACTTTGTATCAGAGTCAACATAGGGATTCAATCATGTAATCCTGGTATTTGATGTACGGTAAATACCTATTCTTGTTCTCTAGATTGCGCTTCTTAACCATTTCTCCATCCATGGTTTTGCCTCTTAAGCCAAGTCATTGCTTGACATGTAAGGTATCTGCTCATTACCGAAGTAGATTTCCCGGTACATAATCGGGAAAATTAGTTCTTTCTTTCTCGGTTTAAGACACAACAACTAAAAACTTGGGGCAATTTAACCGGGAAAGGTGTGGGATACCAATCCGGATTTAATCGAACAGACCTTGTCCTACTCAAAGAGGCGACCAAATTAACGCGGGAACAAGCTGTTCCTTTGAAGATTTCTACCCCGGTTTAATTCGGGAGCGACTCAGGACAAGCTCTGAATGTAATGAGGAACTCAGAGTAACAGTTAAACAAGCAAAATTGCCCGGCAGATGCGATTCGCTAAGGCAGTGTCTCTTTGGTTAAATCCTGGTTTTACACATCCTCCTTTCCTCTGATTTCACTTATCGAAGCTCGTCTTTTCCGTTTTTAATAACCCTTTGAATCGAGGTTAATCGCCCTTCTTCTATGTTTACCTTAACCTTGTCCCCAACTTCTAACATTTTTAACTGTTTAGAACTCACGAACCCTTTAAGCTCCTTGGGCACATCTAAACTGATAATTCGGAATGAATGGATGTAACCCGTTCCGTTCTTGACTTCGATTATGTCATTCTCTATGTTGACTACCTCGCCTATGAACTCCTTTGGCTTATCTGTCCTGTGTTGTTTGATGTCATTATTCATTGTTCTTACCCCCTTTCGCTCCAATACTTTTTTGCAAAATGCATACCAGCTATGCGGATTTTTTTATTGCAATATTCACAGAGGGTTGTGGACAGGGAATAAGACAAAAATCTAATAGGGCTGTGCAAAATGATCCTGACGGTGTGTGATATTACACACCGAAACCAATCATTCAATATTTTAATCTTAAATGAGCCATCCTACGGCAAACCGCATGGTATCGATACATACGCAAACACTCTAACATTTCATTGCGAGCAGAGTGAAGCAATCTGTTAAGATTCCTCACAAGCTCCCTCACATTCGTTCGGGACAGGGTTCGGAATGACAAAAACGGTTTTACAAAGGGTTCTGTTCCTTCGGCTGTGCTCAGGACAGGCATTTCCAACCCGTGAGATAATTTCACCCCATGGGATGTTTACTATCCCACTGGGTCATATCTCATGGGTGAGAAATCTTAGATTTCGAGAAATGACACCTTTTGTCATACTGCTTAACGGAGT
The genomic region above belongs to Thermodesulfobacteriota bacterium and contains:
- a CDS encoding ChaB family protein — translated: MPYDKISDLPDSVKKNLPKHAQKIYFEAYNNAFEQYAKPEKRRDDSSREETAHRVAWAAVKKKYKKEGNKWVRRKGRS
- a CDS encoding DUF3309 family protein, which translates into the protein MELILLIILILLLIGALPAWPYSRSWGYYPGGIIGTLLIILLILILLGYV
- a CDS encoding CsbD family protein, coding for MTWHKIEGNWEQLKGKVKEKWGRLTDDDLDVIEGKRDQLVGKLQEKYGFSRERAERETDEWSRTC
- a CDS encoding YHS domain-containing protein — encoded protein: MARSRCTMCGDKIGDIVKEVYEGEEYHFCSQVCRLEFLNEPDRYRLVWPSLRRRAIVMERLICAVCGNEVPEDEAHRQAYQEQESYEKYYFCCGGCRVEFISDPDKYTGQSGKHLA
- a CDS encoding DUF1328 domain-containing protein encodes the protein MLGWALTFLIIAIIAGVLGFTGIAGTAAGIAKILFVVFLVIFIVSLIFGRGARV
- a CDS encoding CsbD family protein, encoding MNWDQIKSRWIQLRGKAKEKWGKLTDEDLDLIDGKRDRLVEKLQEKYRRSRYVTEREIDKWIDGL
- a CDS encoding RNA polymerase sigma factor RpoD/SigA — protein: MKDLTINDQSIEIGLYEKDVSTVDAAFWQSGSEVNNEVGEFPKLDEENVELFDDDNASILDVLPETAFESEEEESNDDETGLKWVDEHYRLLNIFYREMAKEPLFTPIEEIEVSAKMKQCELRAREIKSLIDKIAGKAERNRKGNGHRKTNGKKLLRRMERLGFLETAYLSRVKSLKERFIKANLRLVISIAGRYAGKGLPILDLIQEGSLGLIKAVERFDYTKGFKFSTYAVWWIQQSMSRALMEKTRTIRVPVYILEQSNKVHKISRLLHDQMEEKPTPEEIAKEVGVSVKVVRQILDPMRNVHCAVDLPIYGEDEKSLLDSLPDWRSPAPDSITKREELIEKTTKALSLLSPREQEVIRMRFGIGYDTIYTLDDVGKRFDLTRERIRQIENRALEKLRNSELRESLSSFKE